One stretch of Streptomyces sp. NBC_00443 DNA includes these proteins:
- a CDS encoding alpha-galactosidase, translating into MLEISDNGRTWLLSGPTSSYAVHLTDAEELLHLHWGPRIALVDAEALAVRPLPEYWPFESPLDGREEYPVEGGPRFVRPALSVRTDDRRGTEWGFERYETEGDELRLRFRDGGLNVTLHYRMRADVVERWVTLDNQGPVLELLRADSATWTLPDREDWRLSQLHGRWGAESRLAQAPLTYGEKVIGSRRGHTGHQHLPWVALDTDATEERGEVFGCALGWSGSWRIAVAQLPDARVQITGGAGYDDSGLLRLAAGESFTTPVFAGLWSDGGFGGASRAWHAYQRAYVIPDADQDRPVLFNSWEATEFDISEEQQSLLARRAAAIGVELFVVDDGWFGKRTSDRAGLGDWTPNPDRFPSGLEPLAEYVHALGMQFGIWVEPEMVNPDSELYRAHPEWVQHQTGRKRTELRNQLVLNLARDDVQQYLWEQLDGLLSSAPIDYVKWDFNRCFTDAGWPGEAYPQRLWVDHVRALYGLLDRLRAAHPGVAFESCSGGGGRIDLGVLSRTDQVWTSDSTDPLDRLAIQHGFSQIHPARAMAAWVTDSPNAMLNHRAAFLRFRFVSAMAGVLGVGGDLTRWAEEDLAEAKEWVTLYKQIRPLVQRGDLYRLRPPAGGLSAVQYVLGDETVVLAWLQAQSYGEPVPALRLRALDPAASYECLETGEIHRGAVLVHHGLHTRLRGDLDATVIRLRRI; encoded by the coding sequence ATGCTGGAGATCTCCGACAACGGCCGTACGTGGCTCCTCTCCGGGCCGACCAGCAGCTACGCCGTCCATCTGACGGACGCCGAGGAGCTCCTGCACCTCCACTGGGGCCCGCGCATCGCCCTCGTCGACGCCGAGGCCCTCGCCGTGCGCCCGCTGCCGGAATACTGGCCCTTCGAGTCCCCGCTCGACGGCCGCGAGGAGTACCCGGTCGAGGGCGGCCCCCGCTTCGTACGGCCCGCCCTGTCCGTGCGCACCGACGACCGGCGTGGCACCGAGTGGGGTTTCGAACGCTATGAGACCGAGGGTGACGAACTGCGGTTGCGCTTTCGTGACGGCGGGCTGAACGTCACTCTGCACTACCGGATGCGCGCAGACGTCGTGGAGCGCTGGGTGACCCTGGACAACCAGGGACCTGTCCTGGAGCTGCTGCGCGCCGACTCGGCCACCTGGACGCTGCCCGACCGGGAGGACTGGCGGTTGTCCCAGCTGCACGGCCGGTGGGGCGCCGAGTCCCGGCTTGCGCAGGCCCCACTCACCTACGGTGAGAAGGTCATCGGCAGCCGCCGCGGACACACCGGGCATCAGCACCTGCCCTGGGTCGCGCTCGACACGGACGCCACCGAGGAGCGCGGCGAGGTCTTCGGCTGCGCCCTCGGCTGGTCGGGGTCCTGGCGTATCGCCGTGGCGCAACTCCCCGACGCGCGCGTGCAGATCACCGGCGGTGCCGGATACGACGACTCGGGCCTGCTGCGCCTCGCGGCGGGGGAGTCCTTCACGACGCCCGTCTTCGCCGGCCTGTGGAGCGACGGCGGCTTCGGCGGGGCCAGCCGCGCCTGGCATGCGTACCAGCGCGCGTACGTGATCCCGGACGCGGACCAGGACCGGCCGGTGCTGTTCAACTCCTGGGAGGCGACGGAGTTCGACATCTCCGAGGAGCAGCAGAGCCTGCTCGCGCGGCGGGCCGCGGCCATCGGCGTCGAGCTGTTCGTCGTCGACGACGGCTGGTTCGGGAAGCGCACCAGCGATCGCGCCGGGCTCGGCGACTGGACGCCCAACCCCGACCGCTTCCCGTCCGGGCTCGAGCCGCTCGCCGAGTACGTGCACGCACTCGGCATGCAGTTCGGTATCTGGGTCGAACCGGAAATGGTCAATCCGGACAGTGAGTTGTATCGGGCCCATCCCGAATGGGTTCAGCATCAAACGGGACGAAAGCGGACGGAGCTTCGCAATCAGCTCGTACTGAATCTCGCGCGCGACGACGTCCAGCAGTACCTCTGGGAGCAGCTCGACGGACTCCTCTCCAGTGCCCCGATCGACTATGTGAAGTGGGACTTCAACCGCTGCTTCACCGACGCCGGCTGGCCCGGCGAGGCGTACCCGCAGCGTCTGTGGGTCGACCATGTGCGCGCCTTGTACGGCCTGCTGGACCGGCTGCGCGCCGCTCACCCCGGCGTCGCCTTCGAGTCCTGCTCGGGCGGCGGCGGACGGATCGACCTCGGCGTGCTGAGCCGTACCGACCAGGTGTGGACCTCGGACAGCACCGACCCTCTCGACCGGCTCGCGATCCAGCACGGCTTCAGCCAGATCCACCCGGCGAGGGCCATGGCCGCCTGGGTCACCGACAGTCCGAACGCCATGCTCAACCACCGGGCGGCCTTTCTGCGCTTCCGGTTCGTGAGCGCCATGGCCGGTGTGCTCGGCGTCGGCGGCGACCTCACCCGGTGGGCCGAGGAGGACCTCGCCGAAGCGAAGGAGTGGGTGACGCTCTACAAGCAGATCCGGCCCTTGGTGCAGCGCGGCGACCTCTATCGCCTGCGGCCTCCGGCGGGTGGGCTGAGCGCCGTGCAGTACGTGCTCGGTGACGAGACGGTCGTCCTGGCCTGGCTCCAGGCCCAGAGCTACGGCGAACCCGTCCCGGCACTGCGACTGCGCGCCCTCGACCCGGCAGCATCGTATGAATGCCTTGAAACGGGCGAAATTCACCGAGGGGCTGTATTGGTGCATCACGGACTGCACACCAGACTGCGCGGCGACCTTGATGCGACGGTTATCCGACTGCGTCGCATCTAG
- a CDS encoding tyrosine-protein phosphatase codes for MTQQIPSTEPELAGVRNFRDVGGLPTVDGRRVRYGVLFRSGHLAHATEDDAAFLDTLGLHTIFDFRNAADQKLEGADVELRGVRNLNLPLSDPADGAEFWKMVRDGNLDQLREILADGKGAGRMIASYRMIIKERTAEHSQVLHSLAQDSVPALMHCAAGKDRAGLSIAVTLLALGVEREAILADYLESNAKHRRYKVRRSGSDASTYSPEVMELLSPLFDARAEYLTAAFDTIDAAWGGVDPYLEQGLRLTAETRERLRERLLD; via the coding sequence GTGACGCAGCAGATCCCGTCGACCGAGCCCGAGTTGGCCGGAGTTCGCAACTTTCGTGACGTGGGCGGACTGCCGACCGTGGACGGGCGGCGGGTGCGGTACGGGGTTCTGTTCCGCAGCGGCCACCTCGCGCACGCGACCGAGGACGACGCAGCCTTCCTCGACACCCTGGGGCTGCACACGATCTTCGACTTCCGCAACGCGGCCGACCAGAAGCTCGAAGGCGCCGATGTGGAACTGCGGGGCGTGCGGAACCTGAACCTGCCGCTGTCCGACCCCGCGGACGGCGCCGAGTTCTGGAAGATGGTCCGGGACGGCAACCTCGACCAACTTCGGGAGATCCTGGCCGACGGCAAGGGCGCCGGCCGGATGATCGCCTCCTACCGCATGATCATCAAGGAGCGCACCGCCGAGCACTCCCAGGTGCTGCACTCCCTCGCGCAGGACAGCGTCCCGGCCCTGATGCACTGCGCGGCCGGCAAGGACCGCGCGGGCCTGTCCATCGCCGTGACGCTGCTCGCCCTCGGCGTCGAGCGCGAGGCGATCCTCGCCGACTACCTGGAGTCGAACGCCAAGCACCGCCGCTACAAGGTGCGCCGCAGCGGCAGCGACGCCTCGACCTACTCGCCCGAGGTCATGGAGCTGCTCAGCCCCCTGTTCGACGCGCGGGCCGAGTATCTGACGGCGGCCTTCGACACGATCGACGCGGCGTGGGGCGGCGTCGACCCGTACCTGGAGCAGGGCCTGCGGCTCACCGCGGAGACCCGGGAGCGGCTGCGGGAGCGCCTGCTCGACTGA
- a CDS encoding DUF6126 family protein, whose translation MSDMEEKFPRALWVRLIIYIAVGHVFAAFIYLLFEMGAQQ comes from the coding sequence ATGAGCGACATGGAGGAGAAGTTCCCGCGCGCCCTGTGGGTGCGGCTCATCATCTACATCGCGGTCGGACACGTCTTCGCGGCGTTCATCTACCTGCTGTTCGAGATGGGCGCGCAGCAGTAG
- a CDS encoding helix-turn-helix domain-containing protein, producing the protein MSSPETEPEPEAEREPEPGAEADDGLVDALPAVAPRLRALRRRASLTLEAAARAAGLSPAHLSRLETGQRQPSLPMLLALARIYGTTVSELLGETVADRDAVVRAADMEPTAAGGWTYWQAGASGRGMQALRVHVPYGSQGDIVRVHPGEEWLHVLKGRLRLRLGDATHRLAPGDSAHFDSLTPHRIAALDQGGVELLFVHTLLQSPTATLCLGPTPGEAP; encoded by the coding sequence ATGAGCTCTCCCGAGACCGAGCCAGAACCCGAGGCCGAGCGTGAGCCGGAACCCGGGGCCGAGGCTGATGACGGGCTGGTCGATGCCCTGCCCGCCGTCGCGCCCCGGCTTCGCGCGCTGCGCCGCCGTGCCTCCCTCACCCTGGAGGCCGCGGCCCGCGCAGCCGGTCTGTCGCCCGCGCACCTGTCCCGCCTGGAGACCGGGCAGCGCCAGCCCTCGCTGCCGATGCTGCTCGCACTCGCACGTATCTACGGTACGACCGTCTCCGAGCTGCTCGGTGAGACGGTCGCCGACCGGGACGCCGTGGTGCGTGCCGCCGACATGGAGCCGACCGCGGCCGGCGGCTGGACGTACTGGCAGGCGGGGGCGTCCGGGCGCGGGATGCAGGCCCTGCGCGTGCACGTGCCGTACGGCTCGCAGGGCGACATCGTGCGCGTGCATCCCGGCGAGGAGTGGCTCCACGTACTCAAGGGGCGGTTGCGGCTGCGCCTCGGGGACGCCACGCACCGGCTCGCGCCCGGCGACAGCGCTCATTTCGACTCGCTCACCCCGCACCGGATCGCCGCCCTGGATCAGGGCGGGGTCGAGCTCCTGTTCGTCCACACCCTGCTGCAGAGCCCCACGGCCACGCTGTGTCTGGGCCCCACCCCTGGAGAGGCGCCATGA